The stretch of DNA CAAACTGTAAGGCGAACTTCAcagtatttttgtaaatatatattttaaagacattttcaaaagataaaaaaGGCTCTCATAAACAACCATATAACTTACACGTACAGACAAGAAAAAGGGAATAAAgtcagcaaacaaacaaacacacattcagaatATTTCATTAGTCGGTTGAATTATTGGTTTTGGACACCTAATGAAAGattactgcagaaaaaaagataAAGGTTGTCCTGTCTTAAATCAGCATTTGCAAAGACAGGATagcctgtatttatttttcttttattttcccaGTTAGGCTATTTACACTTTATatgaatgtaaataatttttctttaaataccaacaaaattacctttttttatacATATCTTGTTCATAAAGATGTATTCTGGCCTGTCCCCTCTCAGTCACCGCATTCtgaaattaaagattttttttttttgtatgaacatATTTTATGTAGCTTTAGTTGCTTGAAGTTTCACTAGGTTATATGTCACTGTCAACCCTATTGCTCttataaatagcttttttttaaaagtgtttgttgCCTTAACTTGAAGTTAACTAAACAAAAGTATATGACGATAAAATATTAATTACTTCCAAGTAAAAATAAACTTAAGTGTTGAACTGTATAGCCAAATCAATCACAGATccgtttaaatttaaattcaaagttACATTTATTCCTACTTAAAATGCGTTGGTTATACAGATGAAAACAGTCACACACATAGAAGTGTTTCATATTTGGCGCTTTAATTGATGTAAATAAGCGCGTAAAAGATGACACGCAAATGTGACATGTTGCACAAATATAGGGGTGTTATGAAATgagcagtatatttattttaatataactggATAATTCAAGTCCAATTATGATATGAAAAACTAAATAGTTTTTTGCCATAACATAATCTATAATGTTATACTTGTATATTATGTATTTACCAGATGTAGTTGCATAAAGATATTGATCTCCCCCCACGAAAGAGATGTAAGGGTCCGGAGCCCGCCGAATCCACTTTGGCGCTTCAGTACCCTTTTCCTATTGAGGCCGATTGTTCGCTAATCTGACAGCAACATAATGCTTACTTTCTgctgtaaaattaattaaatcagtCAAAACAATGTCGGAAGACGACATAAAAGTACCGGAAGAGCTTTTCAAGGACGTGAAGTTCTATGTGGTGGGAGATATTGATCAGAAGGTACATTTAACATTAATAGGCTATTCATTTAGCTTTTTGGCTAATACTGGATACTGACTGGTGTTAGCATGAAGGCTAATCCACAGCAGCTTTCATAATATGGTGAAACCTAGAGAATACCCTATGGACAAATTGCATTTAATGTTATTCTTAAATACAGCTGCTTTTATTAATTCAAGTCGTCGGCTTTCGTATGTCTGGTGCCTTTATCTGCGGTTAGCGAAAGAACTGTCTTCAGATGTTAGCCATTGTCAATGACAACAATGCGACACTTCCCACGTTGGGCTcatttttgagttattttagcgATTTATTTGCTATCCTGCCCCTTAAGTGTGTGTAAACAATTTTTGCTAATGGTAGCTAGCTTGTATCTTAAATAGGAAGTCGAACAAATAAAATAACGTTAGCATATGTAACGTTAGCCCTTCTTTCTGTGTTTCAATGTCTTTTGGCTTCATTATGTACCTTTGCTCCCAGTTGTCTTATTGGGATTtgtgcagttttcatttatatttagacTACATTCGTGTATGGTTTGTATAGAGTTCCTGGCACATCAATTAAGAGCTAGCACAAAccgataatgttttattttataaattgtctgTTATTTGACTGATATGGTAATGATCAATTCCTGACATTTGCTGATAGGTTGTACAACTTCTGAAAGCCGGGAAAGGGAAAGAAGTATCTTACAATGCCCTTGCCACCCACATTATAGCAGAAGATGGGGACAATCCAGAGGTCGGGGAATCCAGAGAGGTCTTTGACTTACCCGTTGTGAAGGTAAACACGCATAATATTGCACTGGTTATACACAAATAATATTGAAAGTTTTTAGACATTTACAGTTGGCAATAATTTATACTGATCTCCTGTTTGCGTTAGATTTGTTTACTTACTGTTACTAATGAAAATGCGCTGCAGTGTTGAACATTCACAATGCTTTCTGTTTCAGCCGAGTTGGGTGATCCTGTCTGTCAAATGTGGAGACCTGCTACCGTATCCTTCCATGATTAATGGGTTTGAAAGTGATGTTTATTTTGCACCCGACATGTCACGCATCAGCTTAATGCAATTTAACAACTGATGTCTAGTTAAAGATGAATCACATGCTGTTTAGATGTTTATCTATCTTGACTGGTAATCAATCAGAGTTACAGGATTTTCCCCAGAGTCAGGACAAGTGTTCTTTGGTGTTACAGCTTGTCTGCCACATGTAAGTTGCACCTGCATATTCTGCCAATTTATTCAAATCTACATATTGTCATCTGTCATTGTCAGGCAGCAGCACTGATTTGAGGATTTACCAGTCTTGTCATTTTTATAGCTGTCAGAGGATCTCAACACACTTTGGGCCTTTGTAACATTCTATGGAGGTGACTGTCAGCTCCACTTCAACAAGAAGTGCACACATCTGGTTGTGCCTGAACCGAAGGGGGTAAGCgcatgtgttttaatgcatatgtTTACTAATGGTAGTTAGATGTCAGTCAGGTTAGGCTGTTTTGTTTTTACTAATACTGAATGCATGGTGCGCAATAAGGCATGGTACACCAATACAAAGTCTTATGCTCCACTCTCTCTCCAAAGTAAAGTGGGGGAGGTGTGTGAGATCCAGCGGCTCAGTTAAAGTTTACGACTAATAGAGTCGTAATAGAGTCTTGGTTTATGTCTGTGGGTTGTTTGCTATTGGATCAATTGAGGCATGGAACTAGATTGCTGGCTTTATTTTATTGGGCCTCTTTTTGAGGTCTGAGTGCTGTATTAAAAAAAGGGTCAGTTTTTTTAACCAACCATCTAGGTTTTCAAAGCCTGACTTTTATAGGCTATTCTTGGTAACCAAGCTAATGAAATGTCATTGGTATTATCTAGTGAGCATGCAGAAACCTTTCTGATTTAACTTTTAATATTGAGAAAACCCTTGTGTACTTCAACAAACATCATGCAAATATATAACCACTGCAGTGATCATTGAAGTTGTGGATTTATCAGCATCCATTAATTTATGtcgaatacaaaatattttatcacTCTCCTTCTGTAATTTAAGGCTTAAATTTTAGATAAAAATGGTTTGTGattgaaataattaatattatgattattattattaacacaaataaaaactCCAGGTTTGTTTTGAGGTCTGCACAATTtgtccaaaaatgtttttatagctatatgattatataataatagtactattaaaatagtattaatatttAGCAGATTTGTGTAATTTTAAGTTTTTTCatgtttcactgtaaaataaaattcaacatataataaatgtattttacagtgtaaaattttatttttattttggaagaaaaCAGTATGAAGCCCTTAAAGCTTCTCTTTTGTTGACAACAGTCAGTTTATAAGAGCTTCTCTTTACAAGTTTGGAAAGATGGTTGGCGAATTTTGCATTCCCAAATGCACATTATAAGCAACCCAAACTTGCTGCAGATGCAGAAATTATTTCATCTGgaacagcatttttttgtgaatcacaTTGCATATAATTTATTGAATTAAATTGCAACCTTTGCGATTTGATAATCGCACTGGGCAATATTGCagttcttgtttattttttagagtaatttttttttaatgtgggttTTCTATCTTTGCCAGGCCAAGTATGAATGTGCTTTGCGGCATAGCAACATTAAAATAGTAACTCCAGAATGGATTTTGGACTCGGTGAAAGAAAAGAACAGGAAGGATGAGGCTCTGTATCACCCACGTCTTACAGTGTATGAGGCACCAGAAGAAGAAGGCAGCGAGTATGAAAGGAGCTCACGATCTGAAGGCAGCTACAGTGACAGACGCTCACCTCACAGTCGACGGTCCAGCCCTACATCATCCCGCGATGCTTCCCCAGTAGGCAGGCGTAGTCGTTCACCCTCATCGAAACATGAGCGCAAATCAGAGTTGATGTTCGATGACTCTGATGACTCATCCCCAGAGAAGGAGGACCgtaacctgaactggaccccagcTGAGGTGCCACAGCCTGGACCCGCCAAGCGTCGAATACAACCTGGCAAAGAAACTGGTTTGATCAATCTCTGTGCCAATGTCCCACCTGTACCTGGAGGTTTTGGTCCGCCAGATGCTCGGCTGGTTGGTGCAGGTGGAGGTGTGCCACTAGGGGTGGAGAGATCGGATGTCATGGGTGGTTGGAATCCAGCTGCTAGGACTCTGAGGAACATTACTAACAACACAGACACGCAACAGGCCTCACGACCCTCCAATGTGGCACATGTAAGAAGCTTGGTTTTGAATgtagtagtgttgtcaaaagtactCTTCGATactgaaattttaaaaatatCCATTTCCTGCTAAGATTTGAGCGCTGTTGAGCAGATTCTTACACAGTGCTGATTGGTCAATGTGTTCACGCACTCAACAGATATGACTGTGATTGGCTGCAATGATATTCGCTTAATGCTCTTCACCGAGCACTAGGGCTGATTGGCTGAAcgatatggacaaaatttcatATCTCGATATTCATGCCAGATATCTCGATATCGATATGATATGACTACGTGTTATTTTGCTAAGCACGACCTGCACAACACGTCACTCTGGTTTACATCGTcttttctgaatccaaaatacttccaaattatggaagatgatttatgttttggcaccAAGTCAGATTCTAAACTGGCACTGGCCGCATTATCTCCCACACTCATTTCTTTCCTTCTAATTTATCCGCTGTCTCTGTACAGTGTGCATAGACGTTGGAACAGGGGGGGCTGGGGGGCGGCCAGAGACAGGCGCGCTCAGAGCtagtgctgtcacttttgtgaaaaaatcattttcgatttttaagacataagtgttcatgtctaaaaaaacaaaaaaaaaggtttcctttttcaacgtcaaataacggacgaacgtaaagagagcgctggaaacgcacaagtcagcaatatttcttatttatttgcatgAACTTTCGTGAAGAATAACAAacggcaacaggagtgcaacattctctaaaaaatatatatgcagaggggacggctgccataacaaaagaaaaacatcactgcaggcttcatttatgatttaggcaattcaaaaatctccaagattatttttaataatgattcaatccatttaaaaaaactgttcaaaaaattaaactttaaatggacttgagaacaggccatgtgtgttttttttattgaacgtaaccgacactagGTAGGCATATTGTAATGCGCAAAAAGGCGCAAAATAAGGCCATTACAAAttcattggacaggaaaacaagtcgatcaacattttcggagtccagagcagagcgttttttattcactatgtgtccagctgttgagaagacacgctccgaccgcactgatgtcccagggacactcaggtacagctgcgcaaggtgggggtattactgccaatttccaccacaaaagccggtcgctctcagcttgcaatggtccttttcataactcataactcgtctactgcgccgcgagacctccagacgcgcgtaaacgcgtctttacattgaaatcattcgcgccagacggaGAGGTcgcaacttttcagtgttttcaaccacatactgtttattttagttttcaaacaaataaattcacataagtactaaaaaacaatacatttagagtttataaaatacacactgatgtctatggaagaggtaataataatcctttccattataattcgacacgtttaattcatatcagatacactttgtgtaagtaacttcagtgtttacatattctattcccagttcaccaaccacttacttttaagtatttcgggagaagtggatgaattcacatgttgtaaatccaacagatccgattctctgaactgcgtctgcggcacaaactcgTAAAACTAatgtttgttgtgactgccagagttgtatgcagggcgagcgcggagaggggaaatctatatcatctatatcgttgcttttttcgatattaatatcttgaaagttcatatctagatatagatatgataacgatatatcgttcagccctaccGAGCACTCACACAGAAGCACACAGGAGCGTTTGAAAGCCGCTGATAAGCATGTATTTCAAACGCTCCTGTGTGATTCTATAGCCAATCACAGTCATCTGTTAAGCGCATGAACACAATGACCAAACAGCTCTGATTCATAATCTGCTAAACAGCACTCAAATCTTGGTGGCAAATGGACATTTTTAAAATTTCAGGTGTATAAATTCTGATATGTgctctactgttcaaaagtttggggttgatatattattgaatatttgaacaaaaaatgtttttgtttagacgtacacattaaaaaaataatataatattgtgaaatattattacagtttaaagtaaccttttattctgttttaatatattttaaaatgtattttattcctgtttttttttgtttttgtttttttcattctgtaATTTCAGATCCTCCAGAGTCTTTCAGCCTCATCTAAAGGCGTGGTGGAGCACCTGGGAAATCAAGGCCAGCCTGGTGTTCCCAACCAGATTCTGTTTAATTCAGTTAAGACCCAGCAGCAGCTACCGCCTGAAGCACAGCAGCAGTTAATACAGCAGCAACAGTCACATCAGATACcacaacagcaacagcagcacCCGCAACAGATGGCACAACAGCATCCTATGATGCTGCCACAGGCCATGCAGATGCATCACcatcagcagcaacagcagcaaccCCAGCAGCAGCCGCAGCCACCACCGCAGCAAGGCTTCCCTCAAATGCCTCAGCAGTCCCATCAGTTCTTACAGCAGCAGATGCATCAACAGATGTAtgcacaacaacaacagcagcagcagcagcaacaacaacaacaacaacaacagcaacaacatacATTCCCACAGCAGCAAATGCGACCACAGCAGCTCCCAAGACCACCCTTGCAGCAGCAACACGCAATGCAACAACAGTTGCAACAGTTACAACAGCAGCATAGGCTCCAGTTGCAgttacaacaacaacagcaacagcagcagcagcagcaacaacagcagcagcaacaacaacagcagcagaacCAGCAGCAGTTGCACCAACAGCATTTGCAGCAGCAACAACATTTCTTACAACAACAACTCCAACAGCAGCACATGCAACAgctgcaacagcagcagcaaatgCAACAGCAGCATCTGCAGAACCAGCAGTCTCTACAACATCAGAACCAGCAGGTTACTCAGAATCTGACCCAGACCATGCTGCAACCTTCAGTGATGCCTGCGCAGCTGCACCAGCTGTTCGGGCATGAACCTGGACAAGACAGTAAGTGCAGCGGCTGCTGCTTTGTGATAACAGACAGGCATGTACAATAGAAATAGTTATAATAGAAATAGTCTTTGTTATTAAGATGTATGCAGAGTCTCCAATTTTAGCTAACTGAAACTGATTTCTCCTGAATGGATTGACTTACAATATGCCAGGGAAATTTAacatgatgcttttttttcagtCCCTGAAGAGGGATTCCTGGTTGGCTGTATCTTTGCAATTGCAGActatccagaacagatggctgATAAACAGTTACTGGCCACATGGAAAAGAGTAAGTTACACTGTACTCCTGAATTTTTCACGCCAAAACATGCTGTTTTTTCCGTACTTGTACTTTAAGACCAAATTTTCATCTAGTATTCAGAAGTTTAGAGCGGTGGTTCTCAACCAGGGAACTTAAGATGACTTAAAATGAGACAAAACGTGAATGAAAATAAGCTAAacagcaaaaaatacaaatatttatatttttagatggGTTTTTAATTAAACCAGGATTCTCGTTGTCTTGAGAAAAATTTGATATGAGTAAGccttattttaacattaaaattttagaccatgtaaattaatgttttcttacaggaaaaaaaaaaaaagaatccaaaggtattattatttatttgaatgaatataattttttcctactacgtattttccagactataagtcacactttttttcatagtttggctggtgctgcgacttatagtcaggtgcgacatatttatcaaaatgaatttgacatgaaccaagagaaaacattgcgctctatgctgctcagttctcctgtagcctacactgaaaacatagagcgccttCTCACGAcggtagacggtaatgttttctcttggttctaaataaatgcgacttatagtccagtgcggcttatatatgtttttttcctcatcatgagaAAATTTTCGGcattatagtctgaaaaatacggtatggcAAAATTgagtaaagtatttaaaaaaaaatcttttaatattAAGAATGTATCAACAACtattgaatattgaatatatattaaaactttattgGAAATTGGTACTGAAAATAGACAAAACTCCACAATAATAACAGAAAGCTCCAGtgcaaaaaaaacttttagtcTGAGGAATTGTTAATTCAATAATGGACTTTTTCAAGCATCAGGAAAATCCATTAATTAAATGAATCGGTGTCTTAAATAGAAAATTATGTGTTGTAAATAATGTGAATACCACATTATGAATAGGGCTGTCCTCAACTAAGAATTTTTCTTGTTCATTTGAAGCATTAGTCCACTAATCGcactttattaataaaccatttaaaacattataatgagCCTATAGTGATGTACCAGTAGTGATGCACCTGTATGCATGTTTCACACATTACATAATCATGTTTTCACACATTACATAATCTGagaatttgttttccatttgcacTGTTTCATTCAAACGTAGACATTTCAAtctctatagatatattttgAATGTCTTTAAGGCAAAGATATACACAGTTTCACACTCAAGTTCACAGACCAAGATGGCAGAAAGACAATcctgtttgctttttattttacaaaagcgcaaTATTGTGCTCACACAAATGCACACGCAAATAAACAAACTCTTTACAGAGTCTAAAGATGTATTACATTTATCTATATGACCCAAAATTACGGAGTATTTTAATAACAAGTGAGCGCACCGGCGCCCCCATCTGTCCTGCAGTGAGCTACTGTTCAGCTTACACACTCAGCACACACTTGAAGAGCGCACATTTCTCGaggttaacattagattgagcggcCATGTAAAGTTGCTAATACTTAGGCtacatatttcagatgataagccatGTTTGAGGTTGATGAGTGAATTTGATGTCCTGCCCGAGGTACTGTATTACCATAGACCAGCCGTAAACAATCTGTTAGTCACAGACTGTGACTTCGCCCatggattttcttttttgtttttttgcgacTAATAAAATGTTGGTTGACTAATGATTAGGGGGCAGCCGTTATTATGAAATAGTATTTTACCATATCAGTAGAAAGGTACATATTTGAAATCCACCTCTTACTTAAACATCCTGttagattattaatttttttttctggcagaATGCAAATAAGACATTGTTATTTTGCACACAGATCATTCAGGCAAATGGAGGGACTGTGGACTCTGTTCTCAGCCGCTGCACTCATTTACTTTGTGAGACTCAAGCCAGCAATACCTATGTCCAGGTAAACATAAAAGCTTGTTTTGAAAAGCATTGTGGTTTAATTGGTGGGAAAACGTCTTCAATGTTATGTTTTTTAGGCTACTTTCAGTCGTGATGTTTACTAATGATCTGTTATTAAACTGTTTTTCTTGTACCAGGCTCTGAGAGAGGGGAAACGTTGTGTGACAGCTCACTGGCTTAACACTGTTCTCAAGAAGAAGAGGATGGTTCCCCCTCATAGGACACTTCATCTTCCTTTCATCTTCCCTCCAGGGGCCAAGCCCTGCTCGCAGCATGTAAGAACCAGTCCTTTCTGTTCAGTGGCTGTAGTTCATCATATTAatttagggctgggtaaaaaatgtaaaaattgtagGCGTTCATTAGAAcagaatacattttcattagaCTAAGCTTTTAAAATATACCTGCTTGTCATAGGATAAATGGAAATTaatattattgctgttgttgaaATTAAAACTcttaatgtatgtaatgtattctattttatatatatatacacacacacacacacacatatatatatatatatatatatatatataaataatattttattatttttttaaataataaacaattacttgattttaaataagttttattgataattgtattaaaatgtacATCTAAGACATATGTTC from Carassius gibelio isolate Cgi1373 ecotype wild population from Czech Republic chromosome B2, carGib1.2-hapl.c, whole genome shotgun sequence encodes:
- the LOC127951151 gene encoding PAX-interacting protein 1 — its product is MSEDDIKVPEELFKDVKFYVVGDIDQKVVQLLKAGKGKEVSYNALATHIIAEDGDNPEVGESREVFDLPVVKPSWVILSVKCGDLLPVTGFSPESGQVFFGVTACLPHLSEDLNTLWAFVTFYGGDCQLHFNKKCTHLVVPEPKGAKYECALRHSNIKIVTPEWILDSVKEKNRKDEALYHPRLTVYEAPEEEGSEYERSSRSEGSYSDRRSPHSRRSSPTSSRDASPVGRRSRSPSSKHERKSELMFDDSDDSSPEKEDRNLNWTPAEVPQPGPAKRRIQPGKETGLINLCANVPPVPGGFGPPDARLVGAGGGVPLGVERSDVMGGWNPAARTLRNITNNTDTQQASRPSNVAHILQSLSASSKGVVEHLGNQGQPGVPNQILFNSVKTQQQLPPEAQQQLIQQQQSHQIPQQQQQHPQQMAQQHPMMLPQAMQMHHHQQQQQQPQQQPQPPPQQGFPQMPQQSHQFLQQQMHQQMYAQQQQQQQQQQQQQQQQQQHTFPQQQMRPQQLPRPPLQQQHAMQQQLQQLQQQHRLQLQLQQQQQQQQQQQQQQQQQQQQQNQQQLHQQHLQQQQHFLQQQLQQQHMQQLQQQQQMQQQHLQNQQSLQHQNQQVTQNLTQTMLQPSVMPAQLHQLFGHEPGQDIPEEGFLVGCIFAIADYPEQMADKQLLATWKRIIQANGGTVDSVLSRCTHLLCETQASNTYVQALREGKRCVTAHWLNTVLKKKRMVPPHRTLHLPFIFPPGAKPCSQHIISVTGFVDSDRDDLKLMAYLAGARYTGYLCRSNTVLICKEPSGLKYEKAKEWRIPCVNAQWLCDILLGQFEALRQIQHSRYSQFNLPEPLAPNPHLVHNLLSAWRIPVKISPEALASLRLQLKQKQADVGSQPPNKRPKLEELPTPTKKLSPESTPYVLFTGFEPLQAQQYIKKLYDLGGEVADSAQKCTHLVASKVTRTVKFLTAVSVVKHIVTPEWLEESWKSQKFVDEQSYMLRDAEAEVLFSFSLEESLKRAHAAPLFKGKYFYITPGICPSLSTMKVIVESAGGKVLSKQPSYRKIMEHKQNKNLPEIILITCENDSHLCREYFLKNIDVYTAELILTGVLTQTLDYESYKFT